The DNA window TTAGGTAGTGACGTTTTTTctttaaaacgccgcaaatatagAAGCAAATAACAGGTAATCAAAATCCCGCTCACtcctaaaaaaaaattttggttacCCGCTCATTACTCCCTCTTCTTCTCATCTCCGTCGTGCGCCCTAAATTCCCCAAATAAAAGTTTGTTTTTCTTCAGCTGAAATCCCCCAAATTTCCCATTTCCAACAACAGACTTCAAGGAAGAAAACCAGAAGATGGGATGGAATCACCAAACATATCCCTGGAAGAAATGATGAAACTGATAGAAGGGTTTGTTGATATCCTGGTTTTGTCTTCTGGGTATCAATCCTCTGGTCTTCCCACTCACTGGGACTCTGATAACATCAAGCGAGGCTTTCAATGGGCCCtcttctttgaaaatgtttatcAAGAGTCTATTCAGGAGCTTGATGCAGCTCTGTCCAAAATGACATCGCATCCGTCCTTTCCTCAGGTTCTGGTCTTTATATATGCTGCTTTCTTATTTACTAATTGTTACTCTTAGAAAGGCAAGAAGTTTTTTGTCGGAACACTTGCTCCATAATTTACCATTGAGGGATTCACATCTAAGAGCTGTTATTATAGTAATTGTGGAGATGGATCTTAGTGACCTTTCGCAGACAGAGCATGACTGTCTCAATgcatatttgaataatttgacaCTACAAAGCAGGATTTGTATGAGGGATACCAGTACATCATCTCCAGATTTGACTCCGACTGTTCAAACCGAAAAGTCTggtattgataattttactaaaattgcTCTTCATGAACTCTTCAGGAGACAATTTTCTGTGTCATGCGTTTCAGTTATTGAGGAAGAATTGGATTTTCTTTCTAATGCCATGAGACATAGCAGTCGGACTGACTCTGACTCCAGCCTATTTAGGGAGCAAATGAATCATGAAATAGTTCCAGCTTTGTTGCGGTAGGTAACAATATTTATTGCTAGTGATTCCTAGTTGGAAATCATGGAAGTAGAGAAATATGAATGGCGAATCATAGTTTGTAAAAGGTGATGGAATCTGTTTAAGTTCTTAACATCACCCTTTTAGAGTCTAAAAAGGCCATCCTATTGTTTTCTTTGTAACTCATGGATCTCCCTAGTTTATATTTCAACTAGCAATTTTCTGATGTGGTATTTGCAGTCTGCAAGATTCTTTAACAGATCAAATGCTTACTATTTATGACTTTCCATAAAGTCTGAGCCAATGCACAATGGAAAAAGGTGTTTGGGCAGGTGCACATTTCTGACAAAAGTAGAAAAAATGATCTGCACCAGGCAATCGTAAGTTCGTTCTACTTGATATAAATAGTAATGATGGAAGCTTGCTTTACCATGGTTGATGTGTATCCTAGCAGTGAGTGTACCATGGTTG is part of the Gossypium hirsutum isolate 1008001.06 chromosome D11, Gossypium_hirsutum_v2.1, whole genome shotgun sequence genome and encodes:
- the LOC107913376 gene encoding uncharacterized protein: MLLSYLLIVTLRKARSFLSEHLLHNLPLRDSHLRAVIIVIVEMDLSDLSQTEHDCLNAYLNNLTLQSRICMRDTSTSSPDLTPTVQTEKSGIDNFTKIALHELFRRQFSVSCVSVIEEELDFLSNAMRHSSRTDSDSSLFREQMNHEIVPALLRLQDSLTDQMLTIYDFP